A part of Larimichthys crocea isolate SSNF chromosome VII, L_crocea_2.0, whole genome shotgun sequence genomic DNA contains:
- the LOC113746038 gene encoding uncharacterized protein LOC113746038 — MLILREMAGTVRAQVGRNDVIQLELIGENVQNHVSVVVEDEHGDAILPAFEGLLERLVQSNAEIASYARLELVVQVVHDPRGGVKRKLDKTLDCEIIRIKRQHLYIRDNRHDHLCFAINLAHVNDPLVTDNQALEQGREFQRLAGLSYQTPVTFTDVCKFEKILNCKIVIFYRSPDQQPLSQFETAFSDRSNPLFLFLFQNHYYGIKNLKAFLGVPYVCHYCYKSYMKPYAHQCKGHCSVCNNPDCTKQELKPVACSNCNRTCRMALCFDRLKEPRERPLGETHSSICDTIKRCQQNVHKPFLVCTKTLSGMRWMSYGLNCVRDFLLHFRRPAYLNSVFVAHNAKCFDSYLILNTMIEMGMQPSLIMQGSKILCYQDPDFNLKFIDSLSFLTMCLSAMPKALGFSDLKGNFSHGFSSEKNLQYIGAYPPPHYFGVKHMTPAQQQEFYGWYREVSQGTFDFEKEARLYCENDVDILAKGCVLFRNQFLTDTGVHQGACIKVFLTKFLPSKTLAIPSPDNYRCQTKSYSHASIQWLEWVARSNNVFIQHALNKGEKQVGPYFVDGFAKIDGVAYAWEFLGCFYHGCPSCFNPHDTCPLR; from the coding sequence ATGTTGATTCTTAGAGAAATGGCTGGCACTGTCAGAGCACAGGTTGGGCGTAATGATGTAATACAGCTAGAGCTGATTGGTGAGAATGTTCAGAATCatgtctctgtggttgttgAGGATGAACATGGTGATGCTATCTTACCTGCTTTTGAGGGCTTGCTGGAACGGTTGGTTCAATCTAACGCAGAGATAGCATCATATGCTAGGTTAGAATTAGTGGTTCAGGTTGTGCATGATCCCAGAGGCGGTGTTAAACGCAAACTGGACAAAACTTTAGACTGTGAAATAATACGAATTAAAAGACAACATCTGTACATTAGGGACAACAGGCATGATCACCTCTGCTTTGCCATCAACTTGGCCCATGTAAATGATCCTCTAGTCACAGATAATCAGGCCTTAGAACAAGGGAGAGAGTTTCAGAGACTTGCTGGTCTGAGCTATCAGACCCCCGTCACCTTTACTGACGTgtgcaaatttgaaaaaattCTGAACTgcaaaattgttattttttacagaagtCCAGATCAGCAGCCGCTCTCTCAATTTGAGACAGCTTTCTCCGATAGATCAaatcctctgtttctctttttgttccagaACCATTATTACGgtataaaaaatctgaaagccTTTCTCGGGGTTCCGTACgtctgtcattactgctacaaAAGCTACATGAAGCCCTACGCCCACCAATGCAAAggtcactgctctgtgtgtaacaACCCTGATTGCACTAAGCAGGAGCTCAAACCCGTAGCATGCAGCAACTGCAACAGGACGTGTCGTATGGCTCTATGTTTTGACAGGCTCAAGGAGCCTAGAGAAAGACCTTTGGGTGAAACACATAGCAGTATATGCGATACAATCAAAAGATGTCAACAGAACGTGCACAAACCTTTTCTTGTCTgcaccaaaacactgagtggCATGCGGTGGATGTCTTATGGTTTGAACTGTGTCAGGGACTTTCTCTTGCATTTCAGGAGGCCCGCGTACCtgaacagtgtgtttgtagctCACAATGCTAAATGTTTTGACAGCTATTTGATCCTCAACACCATGATAGAGATGGGAATGCAACCTTCTCTCATCATGCAGGGCAGTAAAATTCTCTGTTACCAAGACcctgattttaatttaaaattcatcgactctctgtctttcctcaccATGTGTCTCAGTGCCATGCCCAAGGCGTTGGGTTTCTCTGATCTCAAGGGTAATTTCTCTCATGGTTTCAGTTCAGAGAAGAATTTGCAGTATATCGGAGCTTATCCTCCACCGCATTATTTTGGCGTGAAACATATGACTCCCGCTCAGCAGCAAGAGTTTTACGGCTGGTACAGAGAGGTGAGTCAGGGTACGTTTGACTTTGAGAAGGAAGCTCGGCTGTACTGTGAAAATGATGTTGACATTCTTGCCAAGGGCTGCGTCCTGTTCAGAAATCAGTTCCTCACTGACACGGGCGTGCATCAAGGTGCGTGCATCAAGGTGTTTCTCACAAAATTCCTCCCATCCAAAACCCTGGCCATACCTTCGCCAGATAACTACAGGTGCCAGACCAAAAGCTACTCCCACGCCTCCATTCAGTGGTTGGAGTGGGTAGCACGCagcaataatgtttttatccagCATGCATTAAACAAAGGGGAGAAACAGGTAGGACCGTACTTTGTTGACGGTTTTGCCAAAATAGATGGTGTTGCTTATGCTTGGGAGTTTCTGGGGTGCTTTTACCACGGTTGCCCATCTTGTTTTAACCCCCACGACACTTGCCCTCTGAGGTGA